One genomic window of Micromonospora sp. WMMD1128 includes the following:
- a CDS encoding SDR family NAD(P)-dependent oxidoreductase, whose protein sequence is MTGANRGIGAAIAQGLTERGMTVVVGARDAASGEQTAQRLGGRAVPLDVTDDGSVRDAVAQVEQWYGRVDVLVNNAGISGGPAGQLAGEVDLAVMRAVFDTNLFGVVRLTEAFLPLLRKAVGARVINVSSGTGSMAWQSDPGRAFGSSQIALAYPTSKAALNMLTVLYAKALAADGITVNAVAPGACATDFAAALGLSLERTAEQGAAIAVHLATVPDSPTGAFLQDDGPVPW, encoded by the coding sequence GTGACCGGGGCCAACCGGGGTATCGGCGCGGCGATCGCGCAAGGTCTCACCGAGCGCGGCATGACCGTGGTCGTCGGGGCGCGCGACGCCGCCTCCGGCGAGCAGACCGCGCAACGTCTCGGCGGCCGTGCGGTGCCGCTCGACGTGACCGACGACGGCTCGGTGCGCGACGCTGTCGCTCAGGTGGAGCAGTGGTACGGACGGGTCGACGTGCTCGTCAACAATGCCGGCATCTCGGGCGGTCCCGCGGGTCAGCTCGCCGGCGAAGTGGACTTGGCGGTCATGCGTGCGGTGTTCGACACGAACCTGTTCGGCGTGGTGCGGCTCACCGAGGCGTTCCTACCGCTGCTGCGCAAGGCGGTTGGCGCCCGCGTCATCAATGTCTCCAGCGGCACCGGGTCGATGGCCTGGCAGTCCGACCCGGGCCGTGCCTTCGGCTCGTCGCAGATCGCGCTCGCCTACCCGACGTCGAAGGCGGCACTGAACATGCTCACCGTGCTGTACGCCAAGGCCCTGGCCGCCGACGGGATCACGGTCAACGCCGTGGCGCCCGGCGCATGCGCCACGGACTTCGCCGCCGCACTGGGCCTGTCGCTGGAGCGTACCGCTGAACAGGGCGCCGCGATCGCCGTACACCTGGCAACCGTGCCGGACAGCCCGACCGGCGCGTTCCTGCAGGACGACGGGCCCGTCCCGTGGTGA
- a CDS encoding LysR family transcriptional regulator codes for MDDVETRELRYFVAVAEELHFGRAAARLGIAQPPLSRAIRRLEHRMGVALLERTSRGNQLTAAGEVLLDEARLALDAISAAVRRSRRAGAAQRSLVLAMKPGGDGGLLPRILAAYESEPDALPVQFAFSLGERAAMLHSGRADVGLLHHPQNDLQGLASEALSVERRVVALAEGHRLVACDSVCLADLAGETMPQWPEAVDRGPGPVVGDVGELMQLVALGRVVAMVGESALDRPHRGVTYRAVRDAPPATLVVAWPEGSRSRHVAAFVRAARAAAADHAHARA; via the coding sequence ATGGACGACGTCGAGACCCGCGAGCTGCGGTACTTCGTGGCAGTCGCCGAGGAACTGCACTTCGGCCGGGCCGCGGCCCGCCTCGGCATCGCGCAGCCTCCGCTGTCCCGCGCGATCCGGCGGCTGGAACACCGCATGGGTGTCGCGCTGCTGGAGCGCACGAGCCGCGGCAATCAACTCACCGCGGCGGGTGAGGTGCTGCTCGACGAGGCCCGCCTGGCGCTGGATGCGATATCGGCGGCGGTACGCCGATCGCGTCGGGCCGGCGCTGCCCAGCGTTCGCTGGTACTCGCGATGAAGCCCGGCGGCGACGGGGGCCTGCTGCCGCGGATCCTGGCTGCGTACGAGTCGGAACCGGACGCGCTGCCGGTGCAGTTCGCGTTCTCGCTGGGCGAGCGGGCCGCGATGCTGCACAGCGGGCGAGCCGACGTGGGCCTGTTGCACCATCCGCAGAACGACCTACAGGGGTTGGCAAGCGAGGCGCTCAGCGTGGAGCGGCGGGTGGTTGCCCTGGCCGAGGGGCATCGGCTGGTGGCCTGTGACAGCGTGTGCCTGGCGGACCTGGCCGGCGAGACGATGCCGCAGTGGCCGGAGGCAGTCGACCGCGGCCCCGGACCGGTGGTGGGCGACGTCGGCGAGCTGATGCAGCTCGTCGCGCTGGGTCGGGTGGTGGCGATGGTGGGCGAGTCGGCGCTGGACCGGCCCCACCGCGGCGTGACGTACCGTGCGGTGCGAGACGCCCCGCCTGCGACGCTGGTCGTGGCGTGGCCGGAGGGCAGCCGGTCACGGCACGTCGCGGCCTTCGTGCGAGCCGCCCGCGCCGCCGCGGCCGACCACGCCCACGCCCGCGCCTGA
- a CDS encoding SMI1/KNR4 family protein has product MTADPHLSARLDRVAEKLAVAARRPGKSVMFGASAHRFELGPPLPQTEVAAFEREHGVSLPEDYRAFITVIGHGGPGRWGGAGPYYGLHSLQDWATSLWGMPDSNTLSKPFPAEPGRVYSDWPTDVAPGDDDEPYTGTLALSDQGCGYLSILVVSGPARSRVTDNSDTSTGPTFTNDADFLGWYERWLDAVLDGATYFR; this is encoded by the coding sequence GTGACTGCTGATCCCCACTTGTCGGCGCGCCTCGACCGGGTAGCGGAGAAACTGGCTGTCGCAGCGAGACGGCCAGGCAAGTCAGTCATGTTCGGGGCGTCGGCTCACCGATTCGAACTGGGTCCGCCGTTGCCCCAGACCGAGGTCGCTGCATTCGAACGTGAGCACGGCGTTTCACTACCGGAGGACTACCGGGCGTTCATCACCGTGATCGGGCACGGCGGGCCGGGCCGTTGGGGTGGTGCCGGCCCGTACTACGGCCTGCACTCTCTTCAGGACTGGGCCACCAGCCTGTGGGGCATGCCCGACTCGAACACGCTGAGCAAGCCTTTCCCCGCTGAGCCGGGACGGGTGTACTCAGATTGGCCGACTGACGTTGCGCCCGGTGACGACGACGAGCCATATACCGGGACGCTGGCGCTGAGTGATCAGGGCTGCGGCTACCTGTCCATCCTTGTGGTCAGCGGACCCGCCCGCAGCCGCGTCACCGACAATAGCGATACCTCGACCGGACCGACCTTCACCAACGATGCCGACTTCCTCGGGTGGTATGAACGCTGGCTCGACGCTGTGTTAGACGGCGCGACTTATTTCCGATGA
- a CDS encoding TetR/AcrR family transcriptional regulator, giving the protein MPKRVDHEIRRRQIGEALLRIASARGLHSASMREVAAEAGVSLRLVQYYFHTKEELLLSSLAYLGERLATRVESHIRAWGPVTPRSVVYGTLTAILPTDTESLDMTRAYTGYYTLVFTDPDLATRHGATYPDKLERLLAGQLSAAQQAGQIDATLDPETTAAGLLALTNGLGASVLGGQRDGETALAVLTYHIDRLFKP; this is encoded by the coding sequence GTGCCCAAACGTGTGGATCACGAGATACGCCGTCGGCAGATCGGGGAGGCGCTGTTGCGCATCGCCAGCGCCCGCGGTCTGCACTCCGCCAGCATGCGCGAGGTGGCCGCCGAAGCCGGCGTCTCCCTCCGCCTGGTGCAGTACTACTTCCACACCAAGGAAGAGCTACTGCTCAGCTCCTTGGCCTATCTCGGCGAACGGTTGGCCACGCGGGTCGAGAGCCACATCCGCGCCTGGGGCCCGGTAACCCCCCGCAGCGTCGTCTACGGCACGCTCACCGCAATCCTGCCCACCGACACCGAGAGCCTCGACATGACCAGGGCCTACACCGGCTACTACACCCTGGTCTTCACCGATCCGGACCTCGCCACCCGGCACGGCGCCACCTACCCCGACAAGCTCGAACGGCTACTCGCCGGGCAACTCAGCGCCGCACAGCAGGCCGGCCAGATCGACGCCACCCTGGACCCAGAGACGACCGCCGCCGGGCTGCTCGCCCTCACTAACGGCCTCGGTGCAAGCGTGCTCGGCGGCCAACGAGACGGCGAAACCGCACTCGCCGTTCTCACCTACCACATCGATCGCTTGTTCAAGCCCTGA
- a CDS encoding alpha/beta hydrolase has product MPAAGISSFASDKAQTRFARAYEDLRLRRWPADAVAVDVPTSFGVTRAYQTGGEGIPFVLLPGAGGNALSWLHYMSRLAATRPVIAIDPVGEPGRSVQEKPLYNGRDWADWLDGALTALGVERAHLVGVSYGGWIALQYNLHLPGRAETITLLDPAGFGRVSGRFLAWIMLGGLAAFSPAPFRRLAARVLRNATLLEDDLMRLLRASTAFRRRHLNPPELTDEELGRVTAPTLALLGERSQMYDAQSVATRIRAQIPGARAETVPEAGHDLPVRCPDLVSDRTIQFTAATETRG; this is encoded by the coding sequence ATGCCAGCTGCCGGGATCAGTAGCTTCGCCAGCGACAAGGCGCAGACGCGGTTCGCGCGGGCGTACGAGGACTTGCGTCTGCGGCGCTGGCCGGCCGATGCGGTCGCGGTCGACGTGCCGACCAGCTTCGGCGTAACCAGGGCGTACCAGACCGGCGGTGAAGGCATCCCGTTCGTGCTGCTACCGGGGGCCGGCGGCAACGCACTGTCGTGGCTCCACTACATGTCTCGGTTGGCCGCGACGCGGCCGGTGATCGCCATCGACCCGGTCGGCGAGCCCGGACGCTCGGTGCAGGAAAAACCGCTGTACAACGGCCGCGACTGGGCCGACTGGCTGGACGGGGCCCTCACCGCACTGGGAGTCGAGCGCGCTCATCTAGTCGGCGTCTCCTACGGCGGCTGGATCGCCTTGCAGTACAACCTGCACCTGCCTGGCCGTGCCGAAACGATCACCCTGCTCGACCCCGCCGGCTTCGGCCGTGTCAGCGGTCGCTTCCTCGCCTGGATCATGCTGGGCGGGCTGGCCGCATTCAGCCCCGCGCCGTTCCGCCGCCTCGCAGCGCGCGTCCTGCGGAACGCAACTCTGCTCGAGGACGACCTGATGCGACTGCTGCGAGCCAGCACCGCCTTCCGTCGCCGCCATCTCAATCCCCCCGAGCTCACCGACGAAGAGTTGGGCAGGGTGACCGCCCCGACCCTGGCACTGCTCGGCGAAAGAAGCCAGATGTACGACGCCCAGTCGGTGGCCACCCGGATCCGGGCGCAGATCCCCGGCGCACGCGCCGAGACCGTCCCCGAAGCCGGCCACGACCTTCCCGTCCGCTGCCCCGACCTCGTCAGCGACCGGACCATCCAGTTCACCGCCGCGACCGAAACGCGAGGATGA